The Camelina sativa cultivar DH55 chromosome 14, Cs, whole genome shotgun sequence genome includes a window with the following:
- the LOC104741440 gene encoding glyoxysomal processing protease, glyoxysomal, which translates to MDVSKVVSFSRNFAVLVKVEGPDPKGLKMRKHAFHQYHSGNTTLSASGILFPRRNLSGEVAAKLMVEAGQDMALVLTVASVVEPFLTLGHRTTSISQDPVKFIPGARIEIMVEGQLNSEKEAPFWVPAQLLSLVDVPVSSAALQSLIEACSGSKDSGWDVGWSLVSAANGSQPSIKIGHYSKPLMQLDEPLDAKFMAKSATRMALLGVPLSLLGQPNMSFASSSSKGDTLVALGSPFGILSPVNFFNSVSTGSIANSYPSGSLNTSLMIADVRCLPGMEGAPVFDTNGHLLGILIRPLRQKNSGVEIQLVVPWGAITTACSHLLLEEPSEEVKASQWGIEVPNIKPDSSIPAQVAIEKAMESICLITVNDGVWASGVLLNEHGLILTNAHLLEPWRYGKGGVYGEGNDTGLKPYVLGAEEFSSTRSRFWEQKSQTLPRKAPADLYSSVGENIREYKHNLLQTGHGDIRVRLCHQDSWTWCPANVVYICKSQLDVALLQLEYVPGKLQPIAANFSSPPLGTTAHVVGHGLFGPRCGLSPSICSGVVAKVVHAKMRLTQSISQEVTEFPAMLETTAAVHPGGSGGAVLNSSGHMVGLVTSNARHGAGKVIPHLNFSIPCAVLAPIFKFAEDMQNMEILQTLDQPNEELSSVWALMPSLSPKTEQSLPNLPKLLKDGNNKQKKGSQFAKFIAETQDMFVKPAKLSRDVIPSKL; encoded by the exons ATGGATGTGTCGAAAGTTGTGAGCTTTTCTCGGAACTTCGCCGTCTTGGTCAAAGTCGAAGGACCT GACCCAAAGGGATTGAAGATGAGGAAGCATGCTTTTCATCAATACCA tTCTGGTAATACAACACTTTCAGCTTCTGGGATCTTGTTTCCAAGACGAAACTTGAGCGGTGAGGTTGCGGCAAAGCTTATGGTTGAAGCTGGTCAGGACATGGCCCTGGTTTTGACTGTTGCTTCTGTTGTAGAACCATTCTTAACATTAGGCCACAGAACAACTAGCATCTCTCAg GACCCGGTGAAGTTTATTCCAGGTGCTCGGATTGAGATTATGGTGGAG GGTCAGCTAAATTCAGAGAAGGAAGCTCCTTTTTGGGTTCCTGCGCAACTCCTTTCGCTG GTTGATGTTCCTGTATCTTCCGCTGCACTTCAATCGCTTATTGAAGCTTGTTCTGGTTCAAAAGATTCCGGATGGGATGTTGGTTGGTCTTTGGTTTCTGCTGCTAATGGTTCCCAGCCTTCAATCAAA ATTGGACATTACAGCAAGCCCTTGATGCAACTTGATGAACCACTCGATGCTAAGTTCATGGCCAAGTCTGCCACTCGAATGGCTCTTCTAGGAGTCCCCTTAAGTTTACTG GGTCAGCCAAACATGAGTTTTGCTTCATCGAGTAGCAAGGGTGATACACTTGTAGCACTAGGATCTCCATTTGGAATCCTTTCACCTGTTAACTTTTTTAACAG CGTATCAACTGGCTCCATTGCGAATAGCTATCCTTCTGGATCCCTAAACACGTCACTGATGATAGCTGATGTTCGATGTCTCCCTG GAATGGAAGGGGCTCCGGTGTTTGATACGAATGGGCACTTACTTGGCATTTTGATTAGACCACTAAGGCAAAAGAATAGTGGCGTTGAAATTCAG CTGGTGGTTCCGTGGGGAGCAATCACAACTGCTTGCAGCCACTTGCTACTTGAGGAACCATCTGAAGAAGTAAAAGCAAGTCAGTGGGGGATTGAAGTACCAAATATTAAACCAGATTCTAGTATTCCTGCACAAGTGGCTATTGAGAAGGCGATGGAATCAATTTGTCTTATTACGGTCAATGATGGTGTATGGGCATCCGGAGTTCTTCTAAATGAACATGGTCTCATACTAACAAATGCTCACCTGCTTGAGCCGTGGAGATATGGGAAAGGTGGTGTATATGGTGAAGGGAACGACACTGGTTTAAAACCCTATGTCTTAGGAGCTGAGGAGTTTTCTTCCACGAGAAGTAGATTTTGGGAACAGAAGAGTCAAACATTGCCACGGAAAGCTCCCGCAGATCTTTATTCGTCTGTTGGAGAAAACATCAGGGAATACAAACACAACTTGCTTCAGACTGGGCATGGAGACATACGTGTACGGTTGTGTCACCAAGATTCTTGGACTTGGTGTCCTGCAAACGTGGTCTATATTTGCAAGTCACAGTTAGATGTTGCCTTACTGCAGCTAGAATATGTCCCTGGAAAGCTCCAACCGATTGCTGCCaatttttcttctcctcctttggGTACAACGGCACATGTTGTTGGACATGGACTCTTTGGACCAAGATGTG GGCTTTCTCCGTCCATATGTTCTGGAGTTGTAGCAAAGGTAGTTCATGCAAAGATGAGATTGACGCAATCCATTTCGCAAGAGGTCACGGAGTTCCCCGCTATGCTTGAAACAACAGCTGCTGTGCATCCTGGTGGTAGTGGTGGTGCTGTTCTCAATTCAAGTGGTCATATGGTTGGACTTGTTACCAG CAACGCAAGACATGGAGCCGGGAAAGTTATACCGCATCTCAACTTCAGCATCCCATGCGCAGTCTTGGCACCAATTTTCAAGTTTGCAGAAG ATATGCAAAACATGGAGATCCTTCAAACACTTGATCAACCAAACGAAGAACTATCATCCGTTTGGGCTTTGATGCCATCACTATCACCCAAGACTGAGCAGTCTCTTCCCAATCTGCCTAAGTTACTCAAAGATggtaataacaaacaaaagaaaggatCTCAGTTTGCAAAGTTCATTGCAGAGACCCAAGACATGTTTGTAAAGCCGGCCAAACTTTCCCGCGACGTTATCCCTAGCAAGTTATGA
- the LOC104743582 gene encoding dof zinc finger protein DOF1.4-like produces the protein MKRPSTSTATTAASTVSTTTSSSPNNHHQISHFSSMNHHPLFYGLSDHVSSCNNLPMIPSRFSDSSKTSSSSGLESEFLSSGFSSLSALGLGLPHHMSHDNTINGSFINNSTTNKPFLLSGLFGSSMSSSSSTLLQHPHKPMNNGSDMLGQYHLQTLASLEDLHVGGNNEDMNKGGKLDQISGNINGFMSSSSLDPSNYNNMWNNASVVNGAWLDPTNNNVGSSLTSLI, from the exons ATGAAACGGCCATCAACATCAACCGCAACCACTGCAGCCTCCACTGTCTCGACGACGACTTCTTCATCCCCTAATAACCATCATCAGATCTCCCATTTCTCTTCCATGAATCATCATCCTTTGTTCTATG GTTTATCAGACCATGTGAGTAGCTGTAATAATCTTCCAATGATTCCAAGCCGTTTCAGTGATTCTTCAAAGACTTCTTCATCAAGTGGTCTAGAGAGTGAGTTTCTCTCATCTGGGTTTAGCAGTCTTAGTGCCCTTGGATTAGGTCTTCCGCATCATATGAGTCATGACAACACCATTAATGGTAGCTTCATCAACAACTCCACAACAAACAAACCTTTTCTTCTATCGGGTCTATTCGGGTCCtcgatgtcttcttcttcctctactcTTCTCCAGCACCCACACAAGCCCATGAACAATGGTAGTGACATGTTGGGACAATACCATCTCCAAACCCTAGCATCTCTTGAAGATCTGCATGTTGGAGGTAACAATGAAGACATGAACAAAGGAGGAAAGCTTGATCAGATCTCTGGGAACATTAATGGGTtcatgtcatcatcatctttggaTCCTTCAAACTACAACAACATGTGGAATAATGCAAGTGTTGTCAATGGAGCATGGCTTGATCCAACAAATAATAACGTTGGATCCTCCCTCACCTCCttgatataa